Proteins encoded within one genomic window of Brachybacterium avium:
- a CDS encoding amidase, which yields MMTAQSETPRGALETAAALRTGELDAEELAERTLDAARSTGAEVGAFAHLLEALTREQARSAAGQLEQARRAGRLAELADHRPLLGVPLPIKDLTQVAGAPFEAGSAALAGNIATLTDGVAQQILDGGTLTIGKTSTPEFGLPCYTEPATGAPARTPWDLDRTAGGSSGGAAAAVASGIVPLAHGSDGGGSVRIPAACCGIVGLKPSRGVISPGPYGSEGMGLVTDGILTRSVRDAAAGLDLLAGPRIGDFTPAARAPGSHLTRLDDVGAQSAPLRIGVLRAPLAAETDVHPAAVRGLDRALEVLRGLGHELTEIPAPFTPEDWTAFMPLWTVGAATIPLDEEQEGKLLELTRWLRERGRSYSGVDLARAFAGVQMLSRRTLEAFAPYDIVITPALSGPPALPEELQLVDGAADFDAQCAFTPWTSTWNMLGAAAISIPLHRESIDGVELPFGVHLGATRHGDDALLLSVAAQLEARDPWPLVRTPHSA from the coding sequence ATGATGACCGCACAGTCGGAGACACCGCGGGGAGCACTGGAGACGGCCGCCGCCCTGCGCACCGGAGAGCTCGATGCCGAGGAACTCGCCGAGCGCACCCTCGACGCGGCACGCTCGACGGGCGCCGAGGTGGGCGCCTTCGCCCATCTCCTGGAGGCGCTCACCCGGGAGCAGGCGCGCAGCGCGGCCGGGCAGCTCGAGCAGGCTCGTCGCGCCGGGCGTCTCGCAGAGCTCGCCGACCACCGGCCGCTGCTCGGCGTGCCGCTGCCGATCAAGGATCTGACCCAGGTCGCCGGGGCGCCCTTCGAGGCGGGCAGCGCGGCGCTCGCCGGGAACATCGCGACCCTGACCGACGGGGTCGCCCAGCAGATCCTCGACGGCGGCACCCTCACCATCGGCAAGACTTCGACCCCCGAGTTCGGGCTGCCCTGCTACACCGAGCCGGCCACCGGGGCGCCTGCCCGCACCCCCTGGGATCTGGACCGCACCGCCGGCGGATCCAGCGGCGGCGCGGCCGCCGCAGTGGCCAGCGGGATCGTCCCGCTCGCCCACGGTTCCGACGGCGGCGGATCGGTGCGCATTCCCGCCGCCTGCTGCGGCATCGTCGGCCTCAAACCGTCCCGCGGGGTCATCTCCCCGGGCCCGTACGGCAGCGAGGGGATGGGGCTGGTCACCGATGGGATCCTGACCCGCAGCGTGCGGGACGCCGCCGCCGGGCTCGACCTGCTCGCCGGGCCCCGCATCGGGGACTTCACCCCCGCGGCCCGCGCCCCGGGCTCCCACCTCACCCGTCTCGACGATGTCGGCGCACAGAGCGCTCCGCTGCGGATCGGAGTGCTGCGCGCACCGCTGGCCGCGGAGACCGACGTCCACCCGGCCGCCGTGCGCGGCCTCGACCGGGCGCTCGAGGTGCTGCGCGGACTCGGCCACGAGCTGACCGAGATCCCGGCCCCGTTCACCCCCGAGGACTGGACCGCCTTCATGCCGTTGTGGACCGTCGGAGCGGCGACGATCCCGCTGGACGAGGAGCAGGAGGGCAAGCTCCTCGAGCTCACCCGCTGGCTGCGCGAGCGTGGCCGCAGCTATAGCGGCGTCGACCTCGCCCGGGCCTTCGCCGGGGTCCAGATGCTGTCGAGACGCACCCTGGAGGCCTTCGCCCCCTACGACATCGTGATCACCCCGGCGCTCTCCGGTCCTCCCGCCCTCCCCGAAGAGCTGCAGCTGGTCGACGGCGCCGCAGACTTCGATGCCCAGTGCGCCTTCACCCCCTGGACCAGCACCTGGAACATGCTCGGTGCCGCGGCGATCTCGATCCCGTTGCACCGCGAGAGCATCGACGGGGTCGAGCTGCCGTTCGGCGTGCATCTGGGCGCGACCCGGCACGGCGACGACGCCCTGCTGCTGTCCGTGGCCGCGCAGCTGGAGGCCCGCGACCCGTGGCCGCTGGTGCGCACGCCGCACAGCGCATGA
- a CDS encoding RNA-binding S4 domain-containing protein: MSGLAGADGPQTIRLDVWLWSARLMPTRSAATAACRGGHVRRNGEPAKAAQKIVVGDELRVRSRGRERIVIVTRILTTRVGAPIAREAYEDHTPEPPPQLAAAPPRRERGTGRPTKRERRQFDRLRGRDSTRGPAVDPEDAP, from the coding sequence ATGAGCGGCCTCGCGGGAGCCGACGGGCCGCAGACCATCCGCCTGGACGTGTGGCTGTGGAGCGCTCGTCTGATGCCCACCCGCTCCGCGGCGACGGCCGCCTGTCGCGGCGGGCACGTGCGCCGCAACGGCGAACCGGCCAAGGCGGCGCAGAAGATCGTGGTCGGAGATGAGCTACGGGTGCGCTCCCGCGGCCGGGAGCGGATCGTGATCGTCACCCGGATCCTCACCACCCGGGTGGGGGCGCCGATCGCCCGCGAGGCCTACGAGGACCACACCCCCGAGCCGCCGCCTCAGCTGGCGGCGGCGCCGCCCCGTCGGGAGCGCGGCACGGGCAGGCCCACCAAACGCGAGCGGCGACAGTTCGACCGGCTGCGCGGACGCGATTCCACCCGTGGCCCGGCAGTGGACCCGGAGGATGCGCCCTGA
- a CDS encoding PrsW family intramembrane metalloprotease, with translation MTQPPTPPQNGRYMPNGRPRPGAAQGGPSHPPQPRYIDYGNPRAYDTSVRPASGLTAARFAPAQIQRPDQAQPHSAWSTQTRRVQEVAQGAARLPTVSIAVWLAVVVLGVCLLLVLGYFFLNFVITASANPVWWPVTAFLAAFSLLIIAGIMVLADRWDPQPLPLLIIAVFWGAAIAVGISYVLNTLNGQLVFIATGSEEIANFAGLVISAPLVEETTKGLGLLLLMLLARRYFNGPLDGLIYGSLIGGGFAFTENIVYYTRQLETSGAGGVLFLFILRGVMNIFGHAIYTSLTGLTVGFVARKWGTIMGFLVFIPALIPGMLLHAGWNFSAWLGGGLLGVLLMYGAQAIISLLWLIAIVVLIWDESRLTRVRLGDYANQGWLTHEEVDMLATWKGRREGKRWASQIGARPVMKRFIRESADLASIRQRLLADGANPKVVGIERNLLQRLTANRQQLLAMAR, from the coding sequence ATGACACAGCCCCCGACACCGCCGCAGAACGGCCGGTACATGCCCAACGGCCGGCCGCGCCCCGGTGCAGCCCAGGGCGGCCCGTCGCACCCACCTCAGCCGCGCTATATCGACTACGGCAACCCCCGCGCGTACGACACCTCGGTACGGCCGGCCTCCGGCCTCACCGCGGCCCGCTTCGCGCCGGCCCAGATCCAGCGTCCCGACCAGGCTCAGCCCCATTCCGCCTGGTCCACCCAGACCCGACGGGTCCAGGAGGTCGCCCAGGGTGCCGCCCGATTGCCCACCGTGAGCATCGCCGTGTGGTTGGCCGTCGTCGTGCTCGGCGTCTGCCTGCTGCTGGTCCTGGGCTACTTCTTCCTCAACTTCGTCATCACCGCGAGCGCGAATCCGGTGTGGTGGCCGGTCACCGCCTTCCTCGCCGCCTTCTCCCTGCTGATCATCGCGGGGATCATGGTCCTGGCGGACCGCTGGGATCCGCAGCCGCTGCCCCTGCTGATCATCGCGGTGTTCTGGGGCGCCGCCATCGCCGTCGGCATCAGCTATGTGCTGAACACCCTGAACGGTCAGCTGGTCTTCATCGCCACGGGCAGCGAGGAGATCGCGAACTTCGCCGGTCTCGTCATCAGTGCGCCGCTGGTCGAGGAGACCACCAAGGGGCTCGGTCTGCTGCTGCTGATGCTGCTGGCCCGCCGCTATTTCAACGGCCCGCTGGATGGTCTGATCTATGGCTCGCTGATCGGCGGCGGCTTCGCCTTCACCGAGAACATCGTCTACTACACCCGGCAGCTGGAGACCTCCGGCGCCGGCGGGGTGCTGTTCCTGTTCATCCTGCGCGGCGTGATGAACATCTTCGGCCACGCCATCTACACCTCTCTGACCGGCCTCACCGTCGGCTTCGTGGCTCGCAAATGGGGCACGATCATGGGCTTCCTGGTGTTCATCCCCGCCCTGATCCCCGGGATGCTGCTGCACGCCGGATGGAACTTCTCCGCCTGGCTCGGGGGCGGGCTCCTCGGAGTGCTGCTGATGTACGGCGCCCAGGCGATCATCTCGCTGCTGTGGCTGATCGCGATCGTGGTGCTGATCTGGGACGAGTCCCGGCTGACCAGGGTTCGCCTGGGTGACTACGCCAACCAGGGTTGGCTCACCCATGAGGAGGTCGACATGCTCGCGACCTGGAAGGGTCGGCGCGAAGGCAAGCGCTGGGCGAGCCAGATCGGCGCCCGGCCCGTGATGAAAAGATTCATCCGGGAGAGCGCCGATCTCGCCTCGATCCGTCAGCGGCTGCTGGCAGACGGTGCGAATCCGAAGGTCGTCGGGATCGAGCGGAACCTGCTGCAGCGGCTGACCGCGAATCGGCAGCAGCTGCTCGCCATGGCGCGCTGA
- a CDS encoding ATP-dependent Clp protease ATP-binding subunit gives MEFQFTTRSQEAVTAAAERAVELGNPQISSLHLLWALAGQADGIGRACLEAVGAAPDEVIRRSAEAIEALPRASGGSSPTFVGTGFDALEAARREADAAHRSYLSTEHLMIGIALGKDPAARLLATAGATPRALRDAVQELTTGDDRMTQMDSQNPEGSFQSLEKFGVDLTELAREGRLDPVIGRDGEIRRVVQVLSRRTKNNPVLIGEPGVGKTAVVEGLAQRIVAGDVPDSLRGKRLVSLDLSSMVAGSKYRGEFEERMKAVLDEIRTSDGQIITFIDELHTVVGAGGSGDGSMDAGNMLKPMLARGELRMVGATTLDEYRENIEKDPALERRFQQVLVGEPSVEDTVTILRGLKDKYEAHHKVTITDAALVAAAALSSRYISGRQLPDKAIDLVDEAASRQRMELDSSPEQLDILRRQVDRLKMEELALAGSEDPGSLAQLESVRSQLADRTEQMDELSARWEREKAGLNLVGDLKAQLEQLRMQADRAQRDGDLTAASKILYGDIPALKEQLRDAEEQESGEHSEQQRPMVADHVGPDDIAEVVEAWTGIPSGRLLQGETEKLLQMEEIIGRRLIGQQRAVAEVSDAVRRARAGISDPHRPTGSFLFLGPTGVGKTELAKALAEFLFDDERAMIRIDMSEYGEKHTVSRLVGAPPGYVGYDQGGQLTEAVRRRPYSVVLLDEIEKAHQDVFDVLLQVLDDGRLTDGQGRTVDFRSTIFILTSNLGAVALQDQTLTEKEKHDRVMQVVRASFKPEFLNRLDDIVMFDALEREELSRIVSLQIQEVAERLHDRRIELDVSADATRWLAEEGFDPLYGARPLKRLVQKEIGDGLARLILRGEVQDGQRVRVRAAADGPGLVLEVDGSEPGAPAPSDREAPDAAQR, from the coding sequence GTGGAGTTCCAGTTCACCACCCGTTCCCAGGAGGCCGTCACCGCCGCCGCGGAGAGAGCCGTCGAGCTCGGCAATCCTCAGATCAGCTCCCTCCACCTGCTGTGGGCGCTGGCCGGGCAGGCCGACGGCATCGGCCGGGCCTGCCTCGAAGCGGTCGGTGCAGCGCCGGATGAGGTGATCCGCCGCAGCGCCGAGGCCATCGAGGCGCTGCCCCGTGCCAGCGGCGGATCGTCCCCCACCTTCGTCGGCACCGGATTCGATGCCCTCGAGGCTGCCCGCCGGGAGGCGGATGCCGCCCACCGCAGCTACCTGTCCACCGAGCATCTGATGATCGGCATCGCGCTCGGCAAGGACCCGGCCGCCCGGCTGCTCGCAACGGCCGGGGCGACGCCGAGAGCCCTGCGCGATGCCGTCCAGGAACTGACCACAGGAGATGACCGCATGACCCAGATGGACTCCCAGAACCCCGAGGGCTCCTTCCAGAGCCTCGAGAAGTTCGGCGTCGACCTCACCGAGCTGGCCCGCGAGGGGCGGCTCGACCCCGTGATCGGCCGAGACGGCGAGATCCGCCGCGTGGTGCAGGTGCTCTCGCGCCGCACCAAGAACAACCCCGTGCTGATCGGAGAGCCAGGTGTCGGCAAGACCGCCGTGGTGGAGGGTCTGGCCCAGCGGATCGTCGCCGGCGACGTCCCGGACTCGCTGCGCGGCAAACGCCTGGTCTCGCTCGACCTCTCCTCGATGGTCGCGGGCTCGAAGTACCGCGGCGAGTTCGAGGAGCGGATGAAGGCCGTCCTCGACGAGATCCGCACCAGCGACGGCCAGATCATCACCTTCATCGACGAGCTGCACACCGTGGTCGGTGCCGGCGGCTCCGGGGACGGCTCGATGGACGCCGGCAACATGCTCAAGCCCATGCTCGCCCGCGGCGAGCTGCGGATGGTCGGCGCGACCACGCTGGACGAGTACCGCGAGAACATCGAGAAGGATCCCGCGCTCGAGCGGCGCTTCCAGCAGGTGCTGGTGGGGGAGCCCAGCGTCGAGGACACGGTCACGATCCTGCGCGGTCTCAAGGACAAGTACGAAGCGCATCACAAGGTCACCATCACCGACGCCGCCCTGGTCGCGGCCGCGGCCTTGTCCTCGCGCTACATCTCCGGCCGCCAGCTGCCGGACAAGGCCATCGACCTGGTCGACGAGGCGGCGTCCCGGCAGCGCATGGAGCTGGACTCCTCGCCGGAGCAGCTGGACATCCTGCGCCGCCAGGTGGACCGGCTGAAGATGGAGGAGCTCGCGCTCGCCGGCAGCGAGGACCCGGGCAGCCTCGCCCAGCTGGAGTCCGTGCGCTCGCAGCTGGCCGATCGGACCGAGCAGATGGACGAGCTCTCGGCCCGCTGGGAGCGGGAGAAGGCGGGGCTGAACCTCGTCGGCGACCTCAAGGCGCAGCTCGAGCAGCTCCGCATGCAGGCCGATCGTGCCCAGCGCGACGGTGATCTGACCGCCGCCTCCAAGATCCTGTACGGAGACATCCCGGCGCTCAAGGAACAGCTGCGCGACGCCGAGGAGCAGGAATCCGGTGAGCACAGCGAGCAGCAGCGGCCGATGGTCGCCGATCACGTCGGGCCCGATGACATCGCCGAGGTGGTCGAGGCGTGGACCGGGATCCCGTCGGGCCGGCTGCTGCAGGGCGAGACCGAGAAGCTCCTGCAGATGGAGGAGATCATCGGTCGGCGCCTGATCGGCCAGCAGCGAGCGGTCGCCGAGGTCTCGGATGCCGTGCGCAGGGCCCGGGCAGGGATCTCGGATCCCCACCGGCCCACCGGCTCCTTCCTGTTCCTCGGGCCCACGGGGGTGGGCAAGACCGAGCTGGCCAAGGCCCTGGCCGAGTTCCTCTTCGATGACGAGCGGGCGATGATCCGCATCGACATGTCGGAGTACGGCGAGAAGCACACCGTCTCCCGGCTGGTCGGCGCGCCCCCGGGATACGTCGGCTACGACCAGGGAGGGCAGCTCACCGAGGCCGTGCGGCGCAGACCGTACTCGGTGGTGCTGCTCGACGAGATCGAGAAGGCGCATCAGGACGTGTTCGACGTGCTGCTGCAGGTGCTCGACGACGGCCGGCTCACCGACGGGCAGGGACGGACCGTGGACTTCCGCTCCACGATCTTCATCCTCACCTCGAACCTCGGGGCCGTCGCGCTGCAGGACCAGACGCTCACCGAGAAGGAGAAGCATGATCGGGTGATGCAGGTGGTGCGGGCCTCCTTCAAGCCGGAGTTCCTCAACCGTCTGGACGACATCGTCATGTTCGATGCTCTGGAGCGGGAGGAGCTGAGCCGCATCGTCTCGCTCCAGATCCAGGAGGTGGCGGAGCGGCTGCACGATCGCCGCATCGAACTGGACGTCTCCGCGGACGCCACCCGCTGGCTCGCCGAGGAGGGCTTCGACCCGCTGTACGGGGCGCGTCCGCTCAAGCGCCTGGTGCAGAAGGAGATCGGCGACGGCCTCGCCCGGCTGATCCTGCGCGGCGAGGTGCAGGACGGCCAGCGGGTGCGGGTCCGGGCCGCGGCCGATGGACCGGGCCTGGTCCTCGAGGTGGACGGCTCCGAGCCCGGGGCACCCGCGCCCTCCGACCGGGAAGCGCCAGACGCTGCGCAGAGGTGA